A DNA window from Candidatus Binatia bacterium contains the following coding sequences:
- a CDS encoding THUMP domain-containing protein, producing MIGDRPGGTSEEAPWNVLVTAQEGAGRDLKRLVKRFGTFRASGFRNVIVGHVAAVPEFCRALDAELERRPYARAWLGKVRPIQHTLPVDVATFAADVEAILATMADQIGERSFHVRVERRGHKRVLSTRDLELRLGEYMWNALEARGCHPTVAFDDPDVVVAIEIAGDVAGISMIFRELRGEFPFVKID from the coding sequence ATGATCGGCGATCGGCCCGGGGGGACGTCGGAGGAGGCGCCCTGGAATGTCCTGGTCACGGCACAGGAGGGTGCCGGACGGGATCTGAAGCGGCTGGTGAAACGGTTCGGAACCTTCCGAGCCAGCGGCTTTCGCAATGTCATCGTCGGCCACGTAGCCGCGGTGCCGGAGTTCTGCCGTGCGCTCGACGCCGAACTCGAACGCCGACCCTACGCCCGCGCCTGGCTCGGTAAGGTACGCCCGATTCAGCATACGCTCCCGGTCGACGTCGCCACCTTCGCCGCTGACGTCGAGGCCATACTGGCGACCATGGCGGACCAGATCGGGGAGCGCAGCTTCCACGTCCGTGTGGAACGTCGCGGCCATAAACGGGTCCTGAGTACCCGTGACCTCGAATTGCGCCTCGGGGAGTACATGTGGAACGCCCTGGAAGCCCGCGGCTGCCACCCGACGGTTGCCTTCGACGACCCCGACGTCGTCGTCGCCATCGAGATCGCCGGCGATGTTGCCGGAATCTCGATGATTTTTCGAGAGCTTCGGGGGGAGTTCCCGTTCGTTAAGATCGACTGA
- a CDS encoding TraR/DksA C4-type zinc finger protein produces MTPRDRDRYRQKLLERREGLLRDVAHVRAEMAGLAEQREPEFEEQAGDDRATQVLDRLDAREQVELELVEAALARLDDGRFGTCAACQKPIAVRRLTALPWTPYCRDCAEAVERGTSAGEEPEARPAPLPPDYALLTGSELEAAIREHLHEDGRVDMDELRIVCRGAVVHLEGVLPSAAERQILLHTLTDVMGLANVVDRLRISEVPWEREDRTADNLAAEQKPWDQAVGSEDIVEATEDGADFMAPDRPVPDEE; encoded by the coding sequence ATGACCCCAAGAGACCGTGACCGATACCGGCAGAAGCTCCTGGAACGCCGGGAGGGACTGCTGCGCGATGTGGCACATGTCAGGGCCGAGATGGCCGGTCTCGCCGAACAGCGTGAACCCGAGTTCGAGGAGCAGGCCGGCGACGACCGGGCGACCCAGGTCCTCGATCGCCTCGATGCCCGCGAACAGGTCGAGCTCGAACTGGTGGAAGCCGCCCTTGCAAGACTCGACGACGGCCGCTTCGGCACCTGCGCCGCGTGCCAAAAGCCCATCGCGGTGCGTCGTTTGACGGCCCTGCCATGGACGCCTTACTGCCGGGATTGCGCCGAGGCAGTCGAACGCGGCACATCTGCGGGGGAAGAGCCCGAGGCACGTCCAGCGCCCCTGCCGCCTGACTATGCTTTGCTGACCGGCAGCGAGCTCGAAGCGGCGATTCGCGAACACCTGCACGAAGACGGCAGGGTCGATATGGACGAACTCCGCATCGTCTGTCGCGGCGCGGTGGTCCACCTCGAAGGGGTCCTGCCAAGCGCCGCCGAGAGGCAGATCCTGCTGCACACGCTCACCGACGTCATGGGCCTCGCCAACGTCGTCGATCGGCTGCGCATCAGCGAGGTGCCCTGGGAACGCGAGGACCGCACCGCCGACAACCTGGCCGCCGAGCAGAAGCCATGGGATCAAGCGGTCGGCAGCGAAGACATCGTCGAAGCTACCGAGGACGGCGCGGATTTCATGGCCCCGGACCGTCCCGTCCCGGACGAGGAATGA
- a CDS encoding beta-lactamase family protein produces MEKSFPISGDCDARFAAVREAFSRNAATHGETGAALAITIDGRSVVDLCGGWRDAARTQPWTPDTLANVYSTTKGMTALCAHRLVDAARLDPDAPVDRYWPEFAAAGKAGLPVRYLLDHRAGLPAIAAPLPADALLRWETMTAALAAQEPWWEPGTRHGYHGLTFGHLVGEVVRRVTGQSVGAYFRETIAGPFDVDFHFGTPPAFDARTADLIPATPSAEQMAYVAQVLAEPESMQAKLLTNPVLVIEDVNTRAWRAAEVPAANGHATARALARIYGALACSGRAGHTPVLSGEGLERCWRVQSDGPDAMMPQHTRFSLGFMLSTPTERLGPSPRGFGHGGMGGSMAFADPDRGLGFGYVPNEMHMGFWLVDPRAAALIGALYDALD; encoded by the coding sequence ATGGAAAAGAGCTTTCCCATCAGCGGCGATTGTGACGCGCGGTTTGCGGCAGTCCGTGAGGCATTCTCTCGCAACGCGGCGACCCATGGCGAGACCGGGGCGGCGCTGGCGATTACGATCGACGGCCGTTCGGTTGTCGACCTCTGCGGGGGGTGGCGCGACGCGGCCCGCACGCAGCCCTGGACGCCGGACACCCTTGCAAACGTCTACTCGACGACCAAGGGGATGACGGCGTTGTGCGCGCATCGACTCGTCGATGCCGCTCGTCTCGATCCGGATGCGCCGGTGGACCGCTACTGGCCGGAGTTCGCCGCGGCGGGCAAGGCGGGACTGCCGGTGCGCTACCTGCTGGACCACCGTGCCGGGCTGCCGGCGATTGCGGCGCCGTTGCCCGCAGACGCCCTGTTGCGATGGGAGACGATGACCGCTGCGCTCGCCGCGCAGGAACCGTGGTGGGAGCCGGGGACCCGTCACGGCTATCACGGTCTCACGTTCGGGCATCTCGTGGGCGAGGTTGTGCGCAGGGTTACCGGGCAGAGCGTGGGTGCGTACTTCCGCGAGACGATTGCCGGGCCGTTCGACGTAGACTTCCACTTCGGCACGCCGCCGGCGTTCGACGCCCGTACGGCGGACCTGATTCCGGCGACGCCGAGTGCGGAACAGATGGCCTACGTTGCGCAGGTACTGGCGGAGCCCGAGTCGATGCAGGCGAAGCTGTTGACCAACCCCGTTCTCGTCATCGAGGACGTAAACACGCGAGCCTGGCGTGCGGCCGAGGTGCCGGCGGCCAACGGCCACGCCACTGCACGGGCGCTCGCGCGTATCTACGGTGCGCTGGCGTGCAGCGGACGGGCCGGTCACACGCCGGTGCTCAGCGGCGAGGGACTTGAACGGTGTTGGCGTGTGCAATCGGATGGGCCCGACGCGATGATGCCGCAGCACACGCGGTTCAGTCTCGGATTTATGTTGTCTACGCCGACGGAGCGACTCGGGCCCAGTCCGCGCGGTTTTGGGCACGGCGGGATGGGCGGCTCGATGGCTTTTGCGGACCCCGATCGCGGGCTCGGGTTCGGCTACGTTCCCAACGAAATGCACATGGGTTTCTGGTTGGTCGATCCGCGCGCCGCCGCGCTGATCGGGGCGCTGTACGACGCTCTCGACTGA
- the ilvE gene encoding branched-chain-amino-acid transaminase: MDIYIDGKWLPRDTATISVFDHGLLYGDGVFEGIRVYNRRIFRLDAHVDRLYASARAIALEVPLSRNEMIETVRTAVSRNRTADGYIRLVVTRGSGDLGIDPRKCPRATVIVIVTGIEVYPADLYARGIRVITTATRQVSHDAFDPRIKSLNYLKNVLAKIDAYKANAEEAILLNAAGFVAECTADNLFVVRNGRVSTPSPLDGALEGITRAAILELAAEAGIPGGEARLTRYDVYVADECFVTGTGAEVMPVTEADGRPIGNGQPGPITSRLSTAFHALVRHEGDPLW, from the coding sequence ATGGACATTTACATCGATGGCAAGTGGCTGCCGCGCGACACGGCGACGATCTCGGTCTTCGACCACGGCCTCCTGTACGGCGACGGAGTTTTCGAGGGCATCCGCGTCTACAACCGCCGTATCTTTCGTCTCGATGCCCACGTCGATCGCCTCTACGCGTCCGCCCGCGCCATCGCCCTCGAAGTGCCGCTATCCCGCAACGAAATGATCGAGACCGTACGCACCGCCGTCAGCCGCAACCGCACTGCCGACGGCTACATCCGGCTGGTGGTGACCCGCGGCTCGGGCGATCTCGGCATCGACCCGCGCAAGTGCCCGCGTGCTACGGTCATCGTCATCGTCACCGGAATCGAGGTTTACCCGGCGGATCTATATGCCCGTGGGATCAGAGTCATCACCACCGCGACGCGGCAGGTCTCGCACGATGCGTTCGACCCGCGCATCAAGTCGCTAAACTACTTGAAGAACGTTCTCGCCAAGATCGACGCCTACAAGGCCAATGCAGAAGAGGCGATCTTACTGAACGCCGCCGGCTTCGTCGCCGAGTGCACGGCCGACAATCTCTTCGTGGTCCGCAACGGTCGCGTCTCGACGCCCTCGCCGCTGGACGGCGCACTGGAAGGTATTACACGTGCCGCGATCCTCGAACTGGCCGCCGAGGCCGGGATCCCCGGCGGCGAAGCCAGACTCACGCGCTACGACGTTTACGTCGCCGACGAGTGCTTCGTCACCGGTACCGGCGCCGAAGTCATGCCGGTAACCGAAGCCGACGGCCGTCCCATCGGCAACGGCCAGCCCGGGCCCATCACGAGCCGGCTCTCCACGGCCTTTCACGCCCTCGTGCGCCATGAGGGCGATCCGCTCTGGTAA
- a CDS encoding RNA polymerase sigma factor RpoD/SigA — protein sequence MDDGFGALALKVEESEEQERELAVESALEEIEEDGADSVAEVSGDYDLPQYFFQTVGATAMLTREEELDLAHRIVRVRNRIRRLLRRFPRLVSAALPAHGRSVIHPSDDFRERETVMVLEFARALLRSRRRVDVQFGTRLRLKEFVQDLSRALDDYRRLRDRMIEANLRLVISFAKRYRRAGVSFLDMLQEGTLGLIRAVEKYDPVKEVKFGTYAVWWIWQQIGRAGDMHGGLIRTPVHWNQLRRKVGRETQRLQTKHDGTVDREALAEASGVDIERLETMTQNFQCLSLDSPLGADDDRTLEELLASDQADPESEVAAGNLSERLEWALSQLPAREADILRLRFGTGDAKSLTLEEVGRRYGVSRERIRQLEARALRQLLPICEEQGLRAYVD from the coding sequence ATGGATGATGGGTTCGGTGCACTTGCACTGAAGGTGGAAGAGTCGGAAGAACAGGAACGGGAATTAGCCGTCGAATCGGCGCTCGAGGAAATCGAGGAAGACGGAGCTGACTCCGTTGCCGAAGTCAGCGGCGATTACGACCTGCCTCAGTACTTCTTTCAAACCGTTGGCGCCACGGCGATGCTCACGCGCGAGGAAGAACTCGACCTCGCCCATCGCATCGTGCGCGTACGCAATCGCATTCGCCGGCTCCTGCGGCGTTTCCCGCGGCTGGTCAGCGCGGCGCTGCCGGCGCACGGCCGTAGCGTTATTCATCCCAGCGACGATTTCCGCGAACGCGAAACCGTGATGGTCCTCGAATTTGCCCGGGCCCTGCTGCGGTCCCGGCGCCGGGTGGACGTTCAGTTCGGCACACGCCTGCGACTGAAGGAGTTCGTTCAGGACCTTTCCCGCGCGCTGGACGATTACCGGCGACTGCGCGACCGCATGATCGAGGCCAACCTGCGGCTCGTGATCTCGTTCGCCAAGCGCTACCGCCGCGCCGGAGTGTCCTTTCTCGACATGCTCCAGGAAGGCACGCTCGGGCTGATCCGCGCGGTGGAGAAGTACGATCCGGTCAAGGAGGTCAAGTTCGGCACCTACGCCGTGTGGTGGATTTGGCAGCAAATCGGCCGCGCCGGCGACATGCACGGCGGACTTATCCGCACGCCAGTGCATTGGAACCAACTGCGCCGCAAGGTGGGTCGAGAAACGCAGCGTTTGCAGACCAAGCACGACGGCACTGTTGACCGCGAGGCTCTCGCCGAAGCCAGCGGCGTCGACATCGAGCGGCTCGAGACCATGACCCAGAATTTCCAGTGCCTGTCGCTCGACTCCCCCCTGGGAGCCGACGACGACCGGACACTGGAAGAGCTGCTCGCCAGCGACCAGGCGGACCCCGAGTCCGAGGTCGCCGCCGGGAACCTCAGCGAACGCCTCGAGTGGGCGCTCTCGCAGCTTCCTGCCCGGGAAGCCGACATACTCCGACTCCGGTTCGGCACCGGCGACGCCAAGTCGCTGACCCTCGAAGAAGTAGGGCGCCGGTACGGCGTCAGCCGCGAGCGTATTCGGCAACTCGAGGCTCGAGCCCTGCGGCAACTGCTCCCAATCTGCGAAGAGCAGGGACTCCGCGCTTACGTCGACTGA
- a CDS encoding FKBP-type peptidyl-prolyl cis-trans isomerase — MRKVAATIVGSLLLLSLPAAAIELKTEEQKTLYALGVALSRNLTSLNLTPAELEVVEAGLADGTLNKPKLVEAEQYLPKVQELMKTRMTAAAEVEKKAGSAFIDKAAAEKGAKKTESGMVYLELTPGSGDQPKATDKVKVHYTGTLTDGTVFDSSVQRGQPATFPLNGVIKCWTEGVQLMKVGGKAKLVCPADLAYGERGSPPKIKPGSTLVFEVELLGIEK, encoded by the coding sequence ATGAGGAAGGTCGCCGCCACCATCGTGGGCTCACTGCTGTTGCTGAGCCTCCCCGCAGCCGCAATCGAACTGAAAACCGAAGAACAGAAGACTCTCTACGCACTCGGCGTCGCACTGAGCCGCAACCTGACCTCGCTCAACCTGACCCCCGCCGAGCTGGAAGTCGTTGAAGCCGGCCTTGCCGACGGCACCCTGAACAAGCCTAAGCTCGTCGAAGCCGAGCAGTATCTTCCCAAAGTACAGGAGCTCATGAAGACCCGCATGACGGCGGCCGCGGAAGTCGAGAAGAAGGCCGGCAGCGCGTTCATCGACAAAGCTGCGGCGGAAAAGGGGGCCAAGAAGACCGAGTCGGGGATGGTTTACCTCGAACTCACGCCCGGCAGCGGCGACCAGCCGAAGGCCACCGACAAGGTCAAGGTGCACTATACCGGCACCCTGACCGACGGGACCGTGTTCGACAGCTCGGTCCAACGCGGCCAACCGGCTACCTTCCCCCTCAACGGCGTGATCAAGTGCTGGACGGAAGGCGTGCAGTTGATGAAGGTGGGCGGCAAGGCCAAGCTCGTCTGTCCCGCCGACCTCGCTTACGGCGAGCGCGGATCGCCGCCGAAGATCAAGCCGGGCTCGACTCTCGTGTTCGAGGTGGAGCTACTCGGCATCGAGAAGTAA
- a CDS encoding mannose-1-phosphate guanylyltransferase has protein sequence MAGGHSTRFWPLGRRRLPKQLLALTGRRTLLQETAARLIPLVSARGLLVVTAAEHAAEVHRQLPRVPRENILVEPRGRNTAACIALAAEWIVTQCGDGLMLVVPADHVVREADALRDALARAGALARQGDFLVLVGMQPTRPETGYGYIRVGRPVPSELSDRAAWVRAFHEKPNLATARRYVAGGDYLWNSGMFAWNASTFLAALNKCLPAVRRGLAGVWSEANPSPRLQRAYRRLPDISVDVGVLQAVARQKGEVARIAVTPAGFGWLDVGSWSAMPELWGCDRDRNAAVGTLVSVDAGGCVVYAPDRLVALVGVRDLVVVESGGALLVCRRDRAQDVREVTRRLAQRRMLRFL, from the coding sequence ATGGCCGGCGGACACAGTACCAGGTTTTGGCCGCTCGGCCGTCGCCGGCTTCCCAAACAACTTCTGGCCCTGACCGGCCGCCGCACGCTGCTGCAGGAAACCGCGGCACGGTTGATCCCGCTGGTGTCGGCGCGCGGTCTGCTGGTGGTGACCGCCGCGGAACACGCCGCGGAGGTCCACCGCCAGTTGCCGCGAGTGCCGCGCGAGAACATTCTCGTCGAGCCGCGCGGCCGCAACACGGCGGCGTGCATCGCCCTGGCCGCGGAGTGGATCGTCACTCAGTGCGGTGACGGTCTCATGCTGGTGGTCCCGGCCGATCACGTCGTGCGGGAGGCGGATGCCTTGCGCGATGCGTTGGCACGTGCGGGTGCTCTGGCCCGACAGGGTGATTTCCTCGTGCTCGTCGGTATGCAGCCGACCCGCCCGGAGACCGGGTACGGGTACATCCGCGTCGGCCGACCCGTGCCGAGCGAGTTGAGCGATCGGGCGGCGTGGGTTCGCGCCTTCCACGAGAAGCCGAACCTGGCGACCGCGCGGCGCTACGTGGCAGGCGGCGATTATCTGTGGAACTCGGGAATGTTCGCCTGGAACGCGAGCACCTTCCTTGCGGCTCTGAACAAGTGCTTGCCGGCTGTGCGCCGAGGGCTCGCCGGGGTCTGGTCCGAGGCGAACCCCTCGCCGCGATTGCAGCGCGCTTACCGCCGTTTGCCCGACATTTCCGTCGATGTGGGGGTCTTGCAGGCTGTTGCCAGGCAGAAGGGTGAGGTCGCTCGCATAGCCGTAACCCCGGCGGGATTCGGATGGCTCGACGTCGGTAGCTGGAGTGCCATGCCGGAACTGTGGGGTTGCGACCGCGATCGGAACGCTGCCGTGGGCACGCTGGTATCCGTCGATGCGGGCGGTTGTGTCGTCTACGCGCCCGATCGACTCGTGGCACTGGTCGGCGTTCGCGATCTGGTCGTTGTCGAAAGTGGCGGAGCGTTGCTGGTCTGCCGGCGCGACCGCGCCCAGGACGTCCGCGAGGTGACGCGCCGGCTCGCGCAGCGCCGCATGCTCCGCTTCCTTTGA
- a CDS encoding formyltetrahydrofolate deformylase, which yields MDKNLAIVSVIGRDQKGVVARISTFLAASGINIEDIEQRIVEGLFIMTMLVDLRDLSGNLDELILGLKRIGEEIHMDVSIRLHGRRERRRVGVLVSREPHCLERLIEDRDRGALNGDLVVVLSNHDILRPLAERHGIPFFFHASTDKAAHEAFLIEKLGEYDVHLVVLARYMQILTAGLVERYGHRIINIHPSLLPYHPGPNAYKQAYEEGVRVSGCTAHFVTEQLDQGPVILQDVFHIRVGEDTLEDVRLRGQQLEAAVLAQAVQLYLNDQLIVKDKKVIFRPGHLPADG from the coding sequence ATGGACAAGAACCTCGCCATCGTATCGGTGATCGGCCGCGATCAGAAGGGGGTCGTGGCTCGTATCTCGACCTTTCTCGCCGCTTCCGGCATCAACATCGAGGACATCGAACAGCGTATCGTCGAAGGCCTGTTCATCATGACGATGCTCGTCGACCTGCGCGATCTCAGCGGCAATCTGGACGAGTTGATCCTCGGCCTCAAGCGCATCGGCGAAGAGATTCACATGGACGTCAGCATCCGGCTCCACGGGCGCCGGGAACGCCGCCGGGTGGGCGTACTGGTGAGTCGGGAGCCGCATTGCCTCGAACGGCTCATCGAGGACCGCGATCGCGGTGCACTCAACGGCGATCTTGTCGTCGTGCTGTCGAACCACGACATCTTGCGTCCGCTGGCCGAACGCCACGGCATTCCGTTCTTCTTCCACGCCTCGACCGACAAGGCCGCCCATGAGGCCTTCCTGATCGAGAAGCTCGGCGAGTACGATGTGCATCTGGTGGTTTTGGCGCGTTACATGCAGATCCTGACCGCGGGACTGGTCGAGCGGTACGGGCACCGCATCATTAACATCCACCCGTCCCTGCTCCCTTATCATCCGGGTCCCAACGCCTACAAACAGGCATACGAGGAAGGCGTGCGAGTCTCCGGCTGCACGGCGCATTTCGTCACCGAGCAACTCGATCAGGGGCCGGTCATATTGCAGGACGTATTCCACATACGGGTCGGAGAAGACACTCTGGAAGATGTGCGATTGCGCGGCCAGCAACTCGAGGCGGCCGTTCTTGCGCAGGCCGTGCAGCTCTATCTCAACGATCAGTTGATCGTGAAGGACAAGAAAGTCATCTTCAGACCGGGGCATCTGCCCGCCGACGGATAG
- a CDS encoding ATP-dependent helicase produces the protein MGAPEADKYVLRHSMVPPRGAGFRIDYAAELNASQLEAVTTTTGPILVVAGAGTGKTRTLVYRVARLVESGVDPGAVLLLTFTRKAAGEMLRRASRLLDGRCDRVAGGTFHSFANITLRRYGRAIGIESGFTILDRGDAEDVINLLRAEMELDNRERRFPRKQAIAEMFSMAVNKSRPLPQLVEAEYPLLVDHLPELIELNGRYTEYKRTRQLLDYDDLLVRLRELLAAGAEIRQRIGRTYRYLMIDEYQDTNALQAAIVRDLATEHDNVLAVGDDAQSIYGFRGADFRNIMDFPALFPGTRIIALEENYRSTQPILDVSNAIIAGARERHQKTLFTRRSAGSPPMLVRADSELFQSHFVCQRILELREEGVDLRDIAVLFRSSFHSFDLEIELARCNLPFVKRGGFKFIETTHIKDMLAHLRVLQNPRDAVSWHRILLLLDGIGPRTSEEIVHWIMTGGEPATRLESFPRRSVGTVLHRLAALLRRIAEHPLPGHQIDELLRYYDPILKRRHPEDYAKRHRDLEHFATIAARYRELMPLLADMALEPPADSVGDVLAAEPDEGLLTLSTIHSAKGLEWHTVFLIWAADGRFPSSYSVSEDDLEEERRLMYVAATRAKEHLYVSYPVNIFDRGTGMVTGKRSRFLEGIPSGVLRPLDLVHERWA, from the coding sequence GCTCGTCGAATCGGGTGTCGACCCGGGGGCGGTGCTGCTGCTCACTTTCACCCGCAAGGCCGCCGGCGAAATGCTCCGCCGTGCCAGCCGCCTCCTCGACGGCCGCTGCGACCGCGTCGCGGGCGGGACTTTCCACTCCTTTGCCAACATCACGCTGCGCCGATACGGCAGGGCCATCGGCATCGAAAGCGGCTTCACGATTCTCGACCGCGGCGATGCCGAGGACGTCATCAATCTGCTGCGCGCGGAGATGGAACTCGACAACAGGGAACGACGATTCCCGCGCAAGCAGGCGATCGCCGAGATGTTCAGCATGGCCGTGAACAAGTCGCGGCCGCTGCCTCAACTCGTCGAAGCGGAGTACCCGCTCCTCGTCGATCACCTCCCCGAACTGATCGAACTCAACGGCCGTTACACGGAGTATAAACGCACGCGCCAGCTACTCGACTATGACGACCTGCTCGTCCGTCTGCGCGAACTGCTCGCGGCCGGTGCGGAAATCCGGCAGCGCATCGGTCGCACGTACCGATACCTGATGATTGACGAGTACCAGGACACCAATGCCTTGCAGGCGGCCATCGTTAGGGACCTTGCCACCGAGCACGACAACGTGCTCGCGGTCGGCGACGATGCCCAGAGCATCTACGGCTTTCGCGGCGCCGATTTCCGCAACATCATGGATTTTCCCGCCCTGTTTCCCGGCACCCGAATTATCGCCCTGGAAGAGAACTACCGCAGCACCCAACCGATCCTCGACGTCTCCAATGCCATCATCGCCGGCGCCCGGGAGCGGCACCAAAAGACCCTGTTCACGCGCCGAAGCGCGGGATCGCCGCCGATGCTCGTAAGGGCCGACAGCGAACTCTTCCAGTCCCACTTTGTCTGCCAGCGCATTCTGGAACTGCGCGAAGAGGGAGTGGACCTGCGGGACATCGCGGTGTTGTTTCGCTCGAGCTTCCACTCGTTCGATCTCGAAATCGAGCTGGCACGGTGCAACCTCCCGTTCGTGAAACGCGGCGGTTTCAAGTTCATCGAGACCACGCACATCAAGGACATGCTGGCCCACCTGCGCGTTCTTCAGAATCCGCGCGACGCGGTCTCGTGGCACCGGATACTCCTGCTGCTCGACGGCATCGGCCCGCGGACCAGCGAGGAGATCGTGCACTGGATCATGACGGGCGGGGAACCGGCGACGCGCCTCGAAAGCTTTCCGCGCCGCTCCGTCGGCACCGTCCTGCACCGCCTTGCGGCACTGTTGCGCCGGATCGCCGAACATCCTCTTCCGGGCCACCAGATCGACGAGTTGCTGCGCTACTACGATCCGATCCTGAAGCGCCGCCATCCCGAGGACTACGCCAAGCGCCACCGCGACCTGGAACACTTCGCCACCATCGCCGCGCGCTACCGGGAACTGATGCCACTGCTGGCCGACATGGCGCTGGAACCGCCTGCCGACAGCGTCGGCGACGTCCTGGCAGCCGAGCCAGACGAGGGGCTGCTGACTCTGTCAACGATCCACTCCGCGAAGGGACTGGAGTGGCACACGGTATTCCTGATCTGGGCCGCGGACGGCCGGTTCCCTTCCTCGTACAGCGTCAGCGAAGACGATCTGGAAGAGGAACGGCGGTTGATGTACGTGGCCGCCACCCGCGCCAAGGAGCACCTGTACGTCAGTTACCCGGTCAACATCTTCGACCGCGGCACCGGAATGGTGACGGGCAAACGGTCGCGCTTCCTCGAAGGTATCCCGTCCGGCGTACTCAGGCCACTCGATCTCGTGCACGAGAGGTGGGCATGA
- a CDS encoding MBL fold metallo-hydrolase has protein sequence MARAGAPRVEGRFVNGAGPIQRASLEFVPFMLRRAWSSIVARPVGARLVQFDRGGMMHNPSVTWIGHSTFLVRMDGMTFLTDPVFSERASPVSFAGPRRAVVPGVPMEALPPVDFVTLSHDHYDHTDLESVRALAERGAVFVVPLEMGELVESVGGKAIELDWWQSIALGNVRIHCVPAQHFSGRSLTDAGKRLWAGWVVEGPTRRFYHAGDTGYFAGFAEIGKRFGKIDLAAIPIGAYAPSSIMRPVHLDPEEAVQAALDVRATRVIGMHFGTFELTDEPMGEPPWRFHSAARGAGMAADRAWTLNVGETRRW, from the coding sequence ATGGCCAGAGCGGGAGCGCCGCGCGTCGAGGGCCGGTTCGTCAACGGAGCCGGGCCGATACAACGCGCGAGTCTGGAGTTCGTTCCGTTCATGTTGCGGCGGGCGTGGTCGTCGATCGTAGCGCGCCCGGTCGGTGCGCGGCTGGTTCAGTTCGACCGCGGCGGGATGATGCACAACCCGAGCGTCACCTGGATCGGGCATTCGACTTTTCTGGTGCGCATGGACGGCATGACATTCCTCACCGACCCGGTGTTTTCCGAACGAGCGAGTCCGGTGTCGTTCGCCGGACCGCGGCGCGCGGTGGTGCCGGGTGTGCCGATGGAGGCGCTGCCGCCGGTGGATTTCGTCACGCTTTCGCACGACCATTACGACCACACCGACCTCGAGTCGGTGCGTGCGCTGGCCGAACGGGGCGCCGTCTTCGTGGTGCCGCTGGAGATGGGTGAACTGGTGGAGTCGGTCGGTGGCAAAGCGATCGAGCTGGACTGGTGGCAGTCGATCGCGCTCGGTAACGTTCGCATCCACTGCGTGCCGGCGCAGCACTTCTCGGGCCGGTCGCTAACCGACGCGGGCAAACGGCTGTGGGCGGGATGGGTGGTTGAAGGTCCGACGCGGCGTTTCTATCACGCCGGCGACACGGGGTATTTTGCTGGGTTTGCGGAGATCGGCAAACGTTTCGGGAAGATCGATCTTGCCGCGATTCCGATTGGCGCCTATGCGCCGTCGAGCATCATGCGGCCGGTCCACCTCGACCCGGAGGAAGCCGTGCAGGCGGCGCTGGACGTGCGTGCAACTCGCGTTATCGGCATGCACTTCGGTACCTTCGAGCTTACCGACGAGCCGATGGGAGAACCGCCGTGGCGCTTCCATTCGGCGGCCCGCGGTGCTGGCATGGCAGCCGATCGAGCGTGGACCCTGAACGTCGGCGAGACCCGCCGCTGGTAG